The following proteins come from a genomic window of Methanocella conradii HZ254:
- the ala gene encoding alanine dehydrogenase: protein MVRLINDAEARRLLPMRDAIGAVERAFAEYAEGRTRMPGKIYLDIEGYGDFRAMPAYVPSVNKAGVKWVNVHPDNPSKGLPTVMATLLLNDPMTGKLICIINAGGLTDLRTGAAGGVAAKYLARKDSSVIGVIGSGHQAWTQMLAYREVFGSRVKLVKVYSRHMEHADAFAGRVRAELGYDARAYKTAEEVADADIVATVTPARRPVLIADWVKPGTHINAIGADAPGKQELESALTIKARVFVDSIEQASHSGEINVPWRQGLINEKKLAGTIGEVIIGRVPGRTSDDEITIFDSTGLGIQDVAVGHVVYEKALKENVGIEFSL, encoded by the coding sequence ATGGTCAGGCTTATCAACGATGCCGAAGCCAGGCGGCTGCTACCCATGAGGGATGCGATTGGCGCGGTTGAGCGCGCCTTTGCGGAGTACGCCGAGGGCAGGACGAGGATGCCCGGAAAAATATATCTGGACATCGAGGGCTATGGCGACTTCAGGGCCATGCCCGCCTACGTGCCCTCCGTTAATAAGGCAGGGGTCAAGTGGGTCAACGTCCATCCTGATAATCCCTCGAAGGGCCTGCCCACCGTCATGGCCACCCTTTTATTGAACGACCCAATGACCGGAAAGCTTATTTGTATTATTAACGCTGGCGGCCTGACAGACCTGAGGACCGGGGCGGCGGGGGGCGTCGCCGCAAAGTACCTGGCCAGGAAGGACTCATCGGTCATAGGCGTCATAGGGAGCGGCCACCAGGCGTGGACCCAGATGCTCGCCTACAGGGAGGTGTTTGGCTCCCGCGTTAAGCTTGTAAAGGTGTACAGCCGCCACATGGAGCACGCCGACGCCTTCGCGGGGAGGGTGAGGGCAGAGCTGGGCTACGATGCCCGCGCGTACAAGACTGCGGAAGAAGTGGCCGACGCGGATATAGTCGCCACCGTCACCCCTGCGAGGCGGCCGGTGCTGATAGCCGACTGGGTGAAGCCTGGCACGCACATCAACGCCATAGGGGCTGACGCCCCGGGCAAGCAGGAACTCGAGTCCGCCCTTACCATTAAGGCCCGAGTATTCGTGGACTCAATCGAGCAGGCCTCACATAGCGGCGAGATAAACGTTCCCTGGAGGCAGGGCCTAATTAATGAAAAAAAGCTTGCTGGCACCATAGGCGAGGTCATCATCGGCCGGGTGCCTGGCCGCACGAGCGACGATGAGATCACGATATTCGACTCGACCGGCCTGGGCATCCAGGACGTCGCCGTGGGCCACGTAGTCTACGAGAAGGCCCTTAAAGAAAACGTGGGGATCGAGTTTAGCCTCTAG
- a CDS encoding desulfoferrodoxin, whose amino-acid sequence MAQLYSIYKCSICGNIIEVVHAGGGVNLICCGQPMSLQKENTVDASKEKHVPVVEKSAAGIRVKVGVVPHPMEEKHYIEWIEAISEGRSCRRLLKPGEKPEAEFDARGDAVAVRAYCNLHGLWKS is encoded by the coding sequence ATGGCTCAGCTATACTCAATATATAAATGCAGCATCTGCGGCAACATAATCGAGGTCGTCCACGCCGGTGGCGGGGTAAACCTGATATGCTGCGGGCAGCCCATGTCTCTGCAAAAGGAGAACACGGTGGACGCCAGCAAGGAAAAGCACGTGCCCGTCGTCGAAAAGTCCGCGGCGGGCATCAGGGTTAAGGTCGGTGTGGTCCCGCACCCCATGGAGGAGAAGCACTACATCGAATGGATAGAGGCCATCTCAGAGGGTCGTTCCTGTAGAAGGCTTTTAAAGCCCGGGGAAAAGCCCGAGGCGGAGTTCGATGCCAGGGGAGATGCAGTGGCCGTGAGGGCCTACTGTAACCTCCACGGGCTCTGGAAGTCTTAA
- a CDS encoding V4R domain-containing protein, whose protein sequence is MRLKKMDERTVGLFATQEGVSAVDSQVRMNILSMLREREMGFDEIVASTGRAKSTISVHLRSLADEGIVSSRPDPADARKKIFFLSSSYLGGLSRRRRIEKDMEEYISKHALSSDDPFEFFRLMFRTIRVALLSEGIDLDPVLHEAGEKVGEALYTKVADPDLSKLLSSLATFWKAQRLGRMEVKSLEPLIIHVYDCFECQDLPFLGRPACAFDSGILEAIFSRHYNNNVSVKETNCYAMGDGYCRFIVENKK, encoded by the coding sequence ATGAGACTAAAAAAGATGGATGAGCGGACGGTGGGGCTTTTTGCCACACAGGAAGGCGTAAGCGCGGTGGATAGCCAGGTGCGCATGAATATACTCTCCATGCTCCGCGAGCGGGAGATGGGCTTCGACGAGATAGTGGCATCCACCGGCAGAGCCAAGTCCACCATATCAGTACACCTGCGGAGCCTTGCCGATGAGGGGATCGTGTCGTCCAGGCCCGACCCTGCCGATGCTCGCAAGAAGATATTTTTCCTGAGCTCAAGCTACCTTGGAGGATTATCGAGGCGGCGCAGGATTGAAAAGGACATGGAGGAATACATATCGAAACATGCCCTATCATCGGATGACCCCTTTGAGTTCTTCCGGCTTATGTTCCGCACAATCAGGGTGGCCCTCCTAAGCGAGGGAATAGACCTGGACCCTGTTTTGCATGAGGCTGGCGAGAAAGTGGGGGAAGCCCTGTATACGAAGGTGGCTGACCCTGACCTGAGTAAGCTATTAAGTAGCCTGGCCACGTTCTGGAAGGCGCAAAGGCTGGGACGCATGGAGGTGAAAAGCCTGGAGCCTCTTATAATCCACGTTTATGACTGCTTCGAGTGCCAGGACCTGCCATTTTTAGGCCGGCCAGCCTGCGCCTTTGACTCCGGCATACTTGAGGCCATCTTTTCCAGGCATTATAATAACAATGTGAGCGTAAAAGAGACGAACTGCTACGCCATGGGCGATGGCTATTGCCGGTTTATCGTCGAGAATAAGAAATGA
- a CDS encoding TatD family hydrolase, which produces MIDTHAHVDTRPYEDFEEMALAGVTDVLTLAHDPMRMSSSVVFKDHFERLFWERERVEKNGIRLHVCLGLHPRVRPDDPEHCLELLESYLQRKDRRVVALGETGLETGSPFEANLLERQLELAIKYRLPIIIHTPRSSKAAITRQALEMLSTYSIDRKRVVVDHADGGTVKSILDRGYNAGLTIQPSKLTPSQAAEIVRQYDATMLVLNTDASSNPTDVLGVPRTVHLLKLNKAGDDRIRLVSEENAKRIFGLG; this is translated from the coding sequence ATGATCGATACCCATGCCCATGTTGACACCAGGCCCTATGAGGATTTTGAGGAGATGGCGCTGGCCGGCGTAACCGACGTGCTGACGCTCGCCCACGATCCTATGAGGATGAGCTCGAGCGTGGTCTTTAAAGACCACTTCGAAAGGCTTTTCTGGGAGAGGGAGCGGGTTGAGAAGAATGGCATCAGGCTTCACGTCTGTTTGGGATTGCACCCAAGGGTCAGGCCTGACGACCCTGAGCACTGCCTTGAGCTGCTTGAGTCGTACCTTCAGCGTAAGGATAGGAGGGTAGTTGCGCTGGGCGAGACGGGCCTGGAGACGGGCAGCCCCTTCGAAGCCAACCTGCTCGAACGACAGCTCGAGCTCGCCATCAAGTATCGCCTGCCCATCATAATACACACCCCTCGCTCCAGTAAGGCAGCTATCACGAGGCAGGCCCTGGAAATGCTATCCACATATTCCATCGACAGGAAACGGGTCGTGGTAGACCATGCCGACGGTGGCACGGTAAAGTCCATCCTGGACAGGGGCTACAACGCGGGCCTCACTATACAGCCTTCAAAGCTTACGCCCTCGCAGGCTGCAGAAATCGTAAGACAGTACGATGCCACAATGCTGGTGCTCAACACTGACGCCTCGTCAAACCCCACGGATGTTTTAGGCGTGCCCCGAACGGTTCACCTACTAAAGCTAAACAAAGCCGGCGACGATAGGATAAGGCTGGTGAGCGAGGAGAACGCAAAAAGAATATTCGGGCTCGGCTAA
- a CDS encoding FprA family A-type flavoprotein → MKAIEITKGVYWVGAIDWNIRDYHGYTLPGTTYNAYLVVGDKIALIDSAYPGFDNQILERIRSVVDPKKIDYLIANHVEKDHSGTLPALTKLLPGAPVYCTANARQGFSKHYDTTDWNFRIVKSGDTLSLGRDRTLTFLEAPLLHWPDSMFTYLVEEKILFPNDAFGQHIASSQRFDDQLGKEETLRHAQKFFANLIIPLAPRVLKKLEEAGRLGIDIKMIAPSHGVIWRSYAADIVNAYVNWCNGVSKDKVTIVYDSMHGSTDAMAKAFAEGIMEEGVEVKVYVLKDGKAEGTHRSNIVPDMLDSRAVLIGSPTLQNQMYPTVADFLSYLKGLEPGKLAKKKIGFAFGSHGGKGGAIKLVAADMRAAGIDVINEGFEVYYRPDEKELQRCAEMGRELARRVKSL, encoded by the coding sequence ATGAAAGCAATAGAAATAACGAAAGGCGTATACTGGGTAGGAGCCATCGATTGGAACATCCGTGACTATCACGGATACACGCTGCCGGGCACCACATACAACGCATACCTGGTCGTTGGCGACAAGATCGCCCTGATCGATAGCGCATACCCGGGATTCGACAACCAGATACTAGAGCGTATCAGGTCGGTCGTCGATCCGAAGAAGATCGATTATCTGATAGCTAACCACGTGGAAAAAGACCACTCCGGCACCTTGCCCGCCCTGACGAAGCTGTTACCCGGAGCGCCGGTGTATTGCACCGCCAACGCCAGGCAGGGCTTCTCGAAGCATTATGATACCACGGACTGGAACTTCAGGATAGTTAAGAGCGGAGACACGTTGAGCCTGGGCAGGGACAGGACGCTCACGTTCCTGGAAGCGCCACTGCTGCACTGGCCCGACAGCATGTTCACGTACCTGGTGGAGGAGAAGATTCTCTTCCCCAACGACGCCTTCGGCCAGCACATCGCATCCTCGCAGCGCTTCGACGATCAGCTAGGCAAAGAGGAGACGCTGAGGCACGCCCAGAAGTTCTTCGCCAATTTAATAATCCCCCTGGCGCCCCGCGTGCTCAAGAAGCTTGAAGAGGCGGGAAGGCTTGGCATCGATATCAAGATGATCGCCCCGAGCCATGGCGTCATATGGCGCTCCTACGCTGCGGATATCGTTAACGCTTATGTGAACTGGTGCAACGGGGTTTCGAAAGACAAGGTGACGATAGTATACGACTCGATGCACGGCTCCACAGACGCTATGGCCAAAGCCTTCGCGGAGGGCATCATGGAGGAGGGCGTAGAGGTCAAGGTCTATGTGCTCAAGGACGGCAAGGCAGAGGGCACGCACCGCAGCAATATCGTGCCGGACATGCTGGACTCCAGGGCCGTTTTGATTGGGTCGCCCACCCTGCAAAACCAGATGTACCCGACCGTGGCCGACTTTTTAAGCTACCTAAAAGGCCTTGAGCCAGGGAAACTAGCCAAGAAAAAGATCGGGTTCGCCTTCGGCTCTCACGGCGGCAAGGGTGGCGCAATAAAGCTCGTGGCGGCTGACATGAGGGCGGCTGGAATAGACGTCATCAACGAGGGATTCGAGGTATATTACAGGCCTGACGAAAAAGAGCTGCAACGCTGTGCCGAAATGGGCCGGGAACTGGCAAGGAGGGTGAAATCCCTCTGA
- a CDS encoding zinc ribbon domain-containing protein, protein MNPSYWHLKQLEGAEISDFEIIRKNGYTIAVGNTRFKQAQYRGNGRPALRKRIGKWSYGRQRSYIVLKRAERGLPTTLLDERNTSNTCHCCGSRLVARKFYEGWLLCHSCGAKLDADLNAAYNTAAREMTG, encoded by the coding sequence TTGAACCCTTCTTATTGGCACCTCAAACAGCTAGAAGGAGCCGAGATAAGCGACTTCGAGATTATAAGGAAGAACGGCTACACAATAGCTGTTGGGAACACCCGATTCAAGCAGGCGCAGTATCGTGGGAATGGTAGGCCAGCGCTCCGAAAGAGAATAGGAAAGTGGAGCTACGGTAGACAGCGCAGCTATATTGTTCTCAAAAGGGCTGAGCGCGGACTACCCACAACGCTTCTCGACGAGAGGAACACGTCGAACACGTGCCACTGCTGCGGGAGCAGGCTGGTCGCGAGGAAGTTCTATGAAGGGTGGCTCCTGTGCCACTCCTGCGGCGCTAAGCTGGACGCCGACCTCAACGCAGCGTACAACACAGCGGCAAGAGAGATGACAGGCTGA
- a CDS encoding hemerythrin domain-containing protein: MAQVQRGMLPAGALMAEHRLIERMLSLMRVELDRIGAYGRADPDFIGSAASFIKEYADICHHGKEERVLFVRLSEKPVSPGLKKMMDDLMEEHVFIRNLTNDLARANESYIQGKPEATADIISSINSIVEFYPRHVEKEEEHFFLPAMDYFSDAERRDMLQTFHEFDSRLFHDEYRMVVSSLEERWHVQPRH, translated from the coding sequence ATGGCTCAAGTACAGCGGGGCATGCTGCCAGCCGGGGCGCTTATGGCCGAGCACAGGCTCATCGAGCGCATGCTCAGCCTGATGAGGGTCGAGCTGGACAGGATAGGCGCATATGGCCGTGCAGACCCGGATTTCATCGGCTCGGCGGCGAGCTTCATAAAGGAATACGCGGATATCTGCCATCATGGCAAGGAGGAAAGGGTCCTGTTCGTCAGGCTTTCTGAAAAGCCAGTCTCGCCCGGCCTCAAAAAAATGATGGATGACCTCATGGAGGAGCACGTTTTCATCAGGAATCTCACCAACGACCTGGCCAGGGCCAATGAAAGCTACATCCAGGGCAAGCCCGAAGCCACGGCGGACATCATTTCCAGCATCAATAGCATAGTCGAGTTCTATCCCAGGCATGTGGAAAAAGAGGAGGAGCACTTTTTCTTGCCGGCCATGGACTACTTTTCCGACGCCGAGAGAAGGGACATGCTGCAGACGTTTCACGAGTTTGACAGCAGGCTGTTTCACGACGAGTACCGGATGGTGGTATCCAGCCTGGAGGAGCGATGGCATGTGCAGCCGCGCCATTAG
- the rbr gene encoding rubrerythrin, with protein MKQTIENLTKAFIGESMARNRYTFYASTARKEGYEQIAEVFEITAMNENEHAEWLLKMIGQLKAKATEKYDEVRVEAAAPTVWGTTLENLKAAVAGETYEFTTMYPEFAKVARAEGYKDVAGRLESIAMAERHHGQRFTKLLAEVEAGTVFKKKEPVWWYCRKCGYMHFGTEPPAKCPSCDHERSYYQVMCETF; from the coding sequence ATGAAACAAACGATAGAGAATCTTACAAAAGCCTTCATCGGCGAAAGCATGGCCCGCAACAGGTATACTTTTTATGCGAGCACCGCCCGCAAGGAGGGCTATGAGCAGATCGCCGAGGTCTTCGAGATCACGGCGATGAACGAGAACGAGCACGCCGAGTGGCTGCTCAAGATGATAGGCCAGCTAAAGGCTAAGGCCACTGAAAAATACGATGAGGTGCGCGTCGAGGCGGCCGCCCCCACTGTCTGGGGGACCACGCTGGAGAACCTGAAGGCGGCCGTCGCTGGCGAGACCTACGAGTTCACGACTATGTACCCCGAGTTTGCAAAGGTGGCCAGGGCCGAGGGCTATAAGGATGTCGCTGGCCGCCTCGAGTCTATTGCCATGGCGGAGAGGCATCATGGCCAGAGGTTTACTAAGCTGCTCGCCGAGGTGGAGGCGGGCACCGTGTTCAAGAAGAAGGAGCCTGTCTGGTGGTATTGCAGGAAGTGCGGCTACATGCACTTCGGCACCGAGCCGCCGGCGAAGTGCCCGTCCTGCGACCACGAGCGCTCATACTACCAGGTCATGTGCGAGACATTTTAG